The genomic DNA CCATTTCTCCAAGGAAGGGTTGTCCGGGTTCTCCACCTGGATGTATGCCCAGTATCAGGAGGAGATGTTCCACGCCATGCGCTTCTTCAACTATATCAATGAAGCCGGTGGCCACGCCAAGCTCGGCGTCATTGATGCGCCCCAGTATTCGTGGGAGACGCCCCTGGCCGCCTTTGAGAACGCCCTGGAACATGAGCAGGGCGTGACCGCGCGCATCAACGCCCTGGCCGATCTCGCGGTGGCGGAGCGCAACCACGCCGTGGGCATCTTCCTGCAATGGTTCATCACCGAGCAGGTGGAGGAAGAGGACACGGTGGGCGCCATCGTGGGCAAGCTCAGGATGCTGGGGGACGGCGGCGGGCTGTTCATGCTCGACCGCGACCTGGGCACCAGGGTCTTCACGCCGCCGACCAACGCGTAAGCGGGCTGAATCACAAAGGCCGGACGGTGCATCCCTCCGGCCTTTCCATTGACTGACACAGGAGGCGGACATGCCGGATACGGGCATCAACATCGTCATCGGCGGCGAGGCCGGGCAGGGGCTGGCCACCCTAGGGCAGATCATGGCGCGCGCAGTCATGCGGGCCGGGTATCATCTGCTGGTCAAGCAGGACTACATGTCGCGCATCCGGGGCGGGCACAATTTCTTTTCCATCCGCATGGGGGCCGAGCCGGTGCTGGCCGTCACCGAGGCCATCGACATCCTCGTGGCCATGGACGCCCGGACCATCGAGCTGCACCGCGACCGGCTCAACCCCGGAGCCGTGGTCATTGCCGGGGATTCCATCGACACCGCCGGGCTCAATGCGCTGCGCGTGCCGCTCAAGGATCTGGCTCCCAAGCCGCTCTTTTACAACGTGGTGGCCCTGGGCGTTCTGGGCGGGGCCGTGTGTGCCGATGTGGCCATTCTCGAAGATTTGCTGCGGCAGACATTCGGCAAAAAGGGCGACGCGGTGGTCCAGGCCAACATCGAGGTGGTGCGCAAGGCCCATGCCTGGGTCGGGGAGCAGAAGTACGACTTCTCCTGCATCGCGCCGCTGCCAAAGAATGCGGAAAAGCGGCTGATGCTCAATGGCAACGAGGCCATCGCCATGGGCGCGCTGGCCGCCGGATGCAATTTCGTCTCGTTCTATCCCATGACACCGGCCACCACCGTGCCCACCGCCCTGATTGCCAAGGGGCGCTCGCTCGGCCTTGTCCACGATCAGGCCGAGGACGAGATCGCGGCCATCAACATGGCCATCGGTGCCTCTTATGCCGGGGCCAAAGCCCTGGTGGCTACCTCGGGCGGCGGGTTCGCCCTCATGGTCGAGGGCGTGAGTCTGGCCGGGGTCTCGGAAACACCCCTGGTGGTCGTGGTCGCCCAGCGGCCCGGTCCGGCCACGGGCCTGGCCACCCGTACCGAGCAGGCAGACCTCAACCTTGTGCTCCACGCCGGGCACGGCGAGTTTCCCAGAGCCATCTTTGCGCCCGGCACGGTGGAGGAGTGTTATTACCTGACGCATCACGCCTTTGACCTGGCCGAGCAGTACCAGACGCCCATGTTCGTGCTCACGGACCAGTTCCTGGCCGATTCGTACCGGGACGTGCCGCCCTTTGACCTCGACGATCTGCCGCAGATCGCGCAGCCGCTCATGGAAGCCCCGGTTCCCTACAGCCGCTACGCCGTGACCGATGACGGGGTGTCGCCCCGCGTGGTGCCGGGCTTTGCCGAGGTGCTGGTCCGGGCCGACTCCCACGAGCACGACGAGCAGAGCCACATGACCGAGGACGCGGCCAACCGCGTGCGCCAGAACGTCAAGCGGCTCGACAAGGGCAACGGCCTGATGCAGGACGTCATCGGCCCGGATTATTATGGTCCTGACGAGAACGATGAGGACGCGGACCTCGTGCTCCTGTGCTGGGGCTCGTCCCTTGGCGCGTGTCTCGAAGCGGCGGAAACCCTGAACAAGAAGGCTGCGCGGCGCGTGGCAGTGCTCCACTTCAGCCAGGTCTATCCCCTGCGCGAGGAGCAGTTCATGGACCGGCTGGAAGCGGCGGGGCAGGTGGTGGCCGTGGAGGGCAACGCCACGGCCCAGTTCGCCCGGCTGGTGGCGCGCGAGACGGGATTCACCGTCACCGGCTCGGTCCTGCGCTTCGACGGCAGGCCGCTGAGCCCGGAATATGTCCTCAAGGGACTGGAAAGCATCATCTAGCCCAAGGAGCGAAAGCATGACCTCCATAGAGCAATACGGCCAGTTCGAGACCTCCTGGTGTCCCGGCTGCGGCAACTTTCCCCTTCTCGAATCATTGAAGAAGGCCCTGGCGAGGCTCGACCTGCCCCCGCACCGGGTCATGGTCTCGTCCGGCATTGGTCAGGCGGCCAAGACGCCGCATTACATGCACTGTCACATGTTCAACGGTCTGCATGGCCGCTCCCTGCCCGTGGCCCAGGGCATGAAGATGGCCAACCCGGAAATGACCGTCATCTGCGAGTCGGGCGACGGCTGCGTCTACGGCGAGGGCGGCAACCACTTCCTGGCCGCCATCAGGCGCAACATGGACATCACCCTGCTGGTCCACGACAACCAGATATACGGGCTGACCAAGGGACAGGCCAGTCCCACCTCCGGGCGCGGCCATGTGACCAAGACCCAGCCCGAGGGCGCGCCCTCGGAGGCGTTCAACCCTGTGGCCGTGGCCGTGGCCATGAAGGCCGGGTTCGTGGCCCGTGCCTTTACCGGCGAGCCCGAACACCTGACGGAGATGATCGTTCAGGCGGTCAGCCATCCGGGATTCTCCCTGGTGGACATCTTTCAACCCTGCGTCTCCTTCAACAAGGTCAACACCTTTGGCTGGTACAAGGAGCGCTGCCTGATGCTGGAAGACCATGATCCCACGGACTGGGCCGCGGCCCTGGCCAGGGCCGACGAGTTCGGCGAGCGCATTCCCCTTGGCGTGCTCTATCGCAACGACCGCCCGGTTCTCGCCACGAGCCAGCCCCTGGCGAAGCACCGCTACGCTGCCGAAGACCTCAGGGCCGCGCTGGAGTCCTACGCCTGACGGGCGGAGCCTCGCTGCTGATACTCCTTTACAAAGGGCGGCTTCTTTGCAAAAGCTCATGCCCACGAGACAACCCCCATTTCACGAGGTGAGAATGAGCAACGATTCGGAAAAGATCATCTACTCCATGTACAAGGTGACCAAGCGTCACGGACAGCGTGAAGTACTGAAAAGCATATCCCTGTCATACTTCTATGGTGCCAAGATCGGCGTGCTCGGCCTTAACGGGTCGGGCAAGAGTTCGCTCCTCAGGGTCCTGGCGGGCGTTGACAAGAATTTCGAGGGCGAGACGCACGTCAAGGAAGGCTACACCGTGGGCTACCTGGAGCAGGAGCCGCTGGTGGACGAAACCCGCACCGTGCGCGAGGTGGTCGAGGAGGGCGTGGGCGAGATCATGGCCATTGTCCGCGAATACAACGAGATCAACGAGAAGTTCGCCGAGCCCATGGAGGCGGACGAGATGGATGCCCTCATCGAGCGCCAGGGCAAGGTGCAGGAACTGATGGATGCCAAGGGGGCCTGGGATATCGACTCCAAGCTCGACATGGCCATGGACTCCCTGCGCTGTCCGCCGTCGGACACCTTGGTCTCGGTCATCTCCGGCGGCGAGCGCCGCCGCGTGGCCCTGTGCCGCCTGCTGCTCCAGGCCCCGGACATCCTGCTGCTCGACGAGCCCACCAACCATCTGGACGCGGATTCCGTGGCCTGGCTCGAAAAATTCCTGTCCCAGTTCCCTGGCACGGTCATCGCCGTGACCCACGATCGCTATTTTCTCGACAACGTGGCCGGCTGGATTCTCGAACTGGACCGTGGCCGCGGCATTCCCTGGAAGGGCAACTACTCGTCCTGGCTCGAACAGAAGCAGAACCGCCTCAATCTGGAGAGCAAGGCCGAGTCCGAGCGCCAGAAAACCCTGGAGCGCGAGCTTGAGTGGATACGCATGTCGCCCAAGGGTCGCCGGGCCAAGGGCAAGGCGCGCATCAACGCCTACGAGTCCATGGTCAGCCACGAGAGCGAGCGTCTGGCGGACGATCTGCAGATCTACATTCCGCCGGGACCGCACCTTGGCAAGAAGGTGGTCGAGGCCGAGCACGTGACCAAGTCCATGGGCGACAAGCTGTTGGTGGAGGACATGAACTTCATCATCCCGCCCAATGCCATTGTCGGCATTGTCGGCCCCAACGGCGTGGGCAAGTCCACGCTGTTCAAGATGATCGTGGGCGAGGAAAAGCCCGATTCTGGCACCATGATCCTTGGCACCACGGTCAAGTTGGCCTATGCCGACCAGAATCGCGGGTCGCTGACGCCCGGAAAGAGCGTCTACGAGATCATCAGTGGCGGGGCGGAATTCATCAAGCTGGGCGAGCGCGACGTCAATGCCAGGGCCTACTGCTCACGCTTCAATTTCGCGGGACAGGATCAGCAAAAACCCGTGGAAGTGCTTTCGGGCGGCGAGCGCAACCGGGTCCATCTGGCCCAGATGCTCAAGTCCGGGGCCAATGTGCTGTTGCTTGACGAACCGACCAACGACCTGGACGTGAACACCATGCGCGCCCTGGAGGACGGGCTGGAGAACTTTGCGGGCTGCGTGCTGGTCATCAGCCACGACCGCTGGTTCCTGGACCGCGTCGCCACCCACATCATCGCCTTTGAGGGCGATTCCACGGCAGTGTTTCTTGAGGGCAACTACAGCGACTACGTGCTGGACCGCAAGAAGCGGCTGGGCGTGGACGCGGACCAGCCCCACCGGGTCAAGTTCCGCAGGCTGACCCGCTGATCCCTCTGGATCGCGAGCAAGGACAGGCCCTCCGTCGTCATCGGCGGAGGGCTTTTATTATCGTTTGGCCTCTTCGGAGCCCAGGGGCGGACGGCGGTCCATGGCCACGGAGTTGCCGGGCCGGGACTTGGCGAATTTCTTGACGTGGGCGGCGCGTTCGCCGATCTCCATGAGCGAGCACTGGCCGCAGATTTCGATGACCCCGAGCGATATGCTGACCAGGGGATAGTTGCGCTCCTGGCCGTCGCGCCCTCTGGCCTTGATCCAACCCCTGGCCCGGTCCTCGGGGCAGTAACACCGGTTGATCAGCCTGCCAAAGCAGCGGTGAATGGACCGGCATATTTTTTCGACAGGCTCCGGCGCGGTGATGAGCACGAAGTCGTCGCCGCCGATATGGCACACCTGGGCCTCCTGCCCCGCGTGCTTGCGCGCGGCCCAGCTCATGATGTCCGCAGCCAACTTGAGAACCCCGTCGCCGTTCTTGAACCCGTAGGTGTCGTTGTAGACCTTGAAATTGTCCAGGTCGGCGTAGATGATGCTGAATTTCCGCTTCTGGGCGATGCGGCTCTCCACCTCTTTCTCGATGGCCACATTGCCGGGCAGGCCGGTGAGCGGGTTGGTGCCCTTGGCCATCTCCACCTGGATCTTGGCCATGGCGTTGAGGAGGTTCTGCACCGAGACGATGCCGTAGAGGCGGCCCTTGCGGGTGATGATGATGTCGTCGTAGGCCTTGAGATGCTCGCGCTTCATGGCCTGGCGCGCCGCCTGTTCCACCGGGGTGTCCAGTTCCACGGTCAGTGGTGTCGCGTCCATGACCGCCTCGATGGGGCGGCGGTAGTACAGGGCGATGCCGTACTGCGACGAGAGCTGGCGGTTGAGGTGGTACTCCATGACCAGCCCGCGTGGGATATCGTCGTCGGTCACGATGATGCTTGAGAAACGGCTGTTGTTCTTGAAGAATTCTTGCGCATCGGCAACGAGATAGTCGGCAGGCACCGAGTGGGGCGGGTGCGCCAGGTCGCCGATGGGCAGGGAGCAGGTGATGTTCCGGGCGCTGATGTCGCTCACGGACTGGATGTCCAGGCATTCCTTGGTCAATTCCGGCTTGGGAAAGGCGGGCCGGGCCAGAAAATACCCCTGGCCGCAGTGGACGCCGATGTCCTTGAGGCAGAGGGTCTGCGCCTTGGTCTCTATGCCCTCGGCAATGATGCGCGAGCCGATCTTGTCGGCAAAGGTCACGGTGGTCTCCACCAGGGCGCGCTTGACCGGGTCCTTGTGGATTTTGTCGATGAGCAACTTGTCGAGTTTGATGTATTCGGGCTGGAGTTGGGCGATGAGGGTCAGGCCGGCGTATCCGGCCCCGGCATCGTCCACGGCCACACAGAATCCCTGGCTGCGATAGTGATCCAGCGTCCGGTAAAAGAGGTCGAAATCCTGGACGCTGTGCCGTTCGGTGATCTCGAAGACGATGTCGTCCGGCACCAGCCCGGCCTGTTCCATCAGCTCCAGGGTCTTGCCCGGCGTGAACTCCGGATCAGCCATGGTCTTGGGGTGGATGTTCAGGAAGAGCTTCTGCCCTTTTCGCAGGGGCCCGGCGTTCCTGATGGCCGACTCGCGACACAGCCGCTCCAAGGCGAACAGCCGCCCGAACTGCTCGGCGGTCTCGAAAAGGATGACCGGGGAGCGGAAGGACGACCCTTCGGGCCCGCGCGACAGGGCCTCCCAGCCGAGAATTGAGCCGGACTTGAAGTCCAGGATGGGCTGGTAATGGGTGGAGATCAGGCTTTTGGCCAGGATGTCGTTGTAGGTGTTGGCGATGGAGAGTCCCTGCATGTCCAGCGGAGTGCGCAGGATGCGCCGCGCCTCGTCCAGGGCCGACTCGAAGCGTATGGGATCATCTCCGTCGCCGAGGCTCCCGGTGGCGTCTGGCATGGATGATCCAACCTCCAGGGTGGCGAAGCCCATGCCCAGGTCAATGCCGATGCCGGTGTGGTTGAACATGGTCCGCTTCAGTCCGTTCTGGGCCTTGAGCTTGTATTCATAGGCAATGTCCGCAGGGGCGTTGGTTCTCGGGACAATGAACGAGACCTGGCCCGGCCCGACGCTGATGGCTTCCATGTGGCGGCAGTCGTTGTTTTCGTGGGCCGTGGATGCAATGGCCTCCTTGAGTTCGTGTTCCAGTTGCTGGATGAACCCCTGACCGTACATCTCGTTGAGGATGAAGTAATCCTTGATGGCGATCAGGACCAGCGTGAACCCGCACTGGGCGGGGTGGTGGTTTCCTGTTTTGGAGAAACCCGATAGATCATAATTCATTTCAGCCTCTTGGGCGTTGTAGTTCTTGTTGAACATGAATCGCGAGAGCAAGGAGTAGGGCATGGTGTTTCCCCGGTGTCCACGAGCGGGAGCGGCTGTTGTGCCGAGGGGCATCCTGTCGGCAACAGCAATTTTCTACCTCTCGCGTGACATGAGTTGTTACTTCGGTGTGACAATTTTGCGGAGATTGCGGGCGCGAAAAAAAGGGTGGCCGCGTGATGCGGCCACCCTGACGATGCGAGGCTTGGAACAGTGGGGAATCAGCGGTAGTAGAGGTTTCGTCCGCCGATGGTCAGGAGCGCCTGCCGAAGGTTGTTGCGGATGTCCTTGCGGCTCCACACGCCCTGGATGTGGCCCCTGGACAGGGCCTTGAAGCAGTTGTGGTAGTCGGGCGGAATCTCCACCCCGGTGGTCTCCTTGATCACGCCTGGACCGGCAAAGCCGAGCCGCGAGGAGCGCACGGCATACTGGTAGGGCGAGCAGCCGAGGAACGAGGCCACTGGTCCGGCATAGGAGTTGGTGTCGTAGAGGACGATGTAGAGGCCGCCCTCCTCGATGTATTTGCGCACGGCCATGGTGCAGCGGGGCATCTGGATGAGGCCGTTGACGCCCTCCTGGATGCGGATGCCCGCCGTGCCGTGGACATAGGCCAGGAAGGGCTGGTGTTTGGACTGGGCCAGCTCCAGGGCGCGGATGAACTTCTCGCCCTCTGCCGCGCCCACCGAGCCGCCCCGGAAGTTGGCGATCAGCGTGGCGCACGTCAGGCGGATGCCTTCCAGGCTGGCGTTGAAGGTCATGCAACTGCTGTGCAGCCCGGTCTTGGCCCTGGCCGCCTCGATGCGCTTCTCAAAGCCGGGGAAGCCGGTGGGGTTGCCCGAGGCGATATCCCTGTTGAATTCGCGGACTGACCCCTTGTCGAAGACGTTGTGGAGATACCACTGGTATTCCATGGGGAAGTTGTAGCCGCAGTGGGGGCAGACACCAGAGAAGTCGGTGAACAGATCGCGCGCCCAGATGTCAAGGCAGCCGCGCTTGTCGGCGTGGGGGCAGGTGATCTCGCGGTCCACGCGCGCCTGGGGGCTGACATAGTCGCAGCTGTTGTCGATGCACAGATCCTGTGGATCGGTCTGCGACAGGCCGGTCAGCCGCATTTCCTTCTGCCTGTCGCCGATGGATCTGACCCCAAGTTTCTTGAGTGTGGACCGGTACATGGAGTCGATCTTGCCAGTGACCACATGGATTTCGTCCGTGGCCTCCTCGACGATGCGGGCGATCTTGTGCTGGAACGGCTTGATCAGCCCGTAGTGGACCGCCGAGGTGGTGGTGGAGACGATGACGCTCCGGGTGGCGTTGAGTTTTTCCAGCAGGGAGCGGTTGTCGTGGAAGGCGTGCCGGGCCAGCTTGCGGTATTTCTTGAAGCGGCGCTGGATGAGGCGCTCGCGCGCGTTCTCGGTCAGGGTCCAGCGCACGATGATGTCCGCGTGCTTGTGAAAGTGGCGCATGGCGAATGCCCGGAACAGGCGCATGCCGCGCACGGACAGGGTGACTTCATCCGTGGCCCGGACCACCTGATCGCGCAGTCGCTTGTAGAAGTCGAAATGGTCCGCCCGCACGCCCAGCGCCGGTTCCTGGATGATCTCGTCGATGTAGCCGTTTCTCAAGTTGTCCTGGGCCGTGATCTGCTGGGCAATGGCGCAGGACTCTATGAGTTCCGCCGGGGCGCGTTCCGAGCCCCGGATGCGGCCCTCAATGGCTGCCGCACCTTCGGGTGAGATGACCGAGTAGTAGCCGTGGGAGAGCATGAGCCGCTTGTCGGCCATGCCGATGGCCTCGGCTCCGCCCGAGCCGCCCTCGGAAAAGATGGCGATGATGGGCACAGGCAGCCCGGCCATTTCATAGATGTTTTCCGCGATCTGCTGGGCCGCGCCTGGGAAGTCCTCGACAGGATAGGAGCCGGGCGTGTTGACATAGGCGTGGATGGGAATCTGTTCCCTGGCCGCGACCTTCATGTATTTCAATGCCTTGCTGTTTCCCCAGGGCTTGATGGAGCCGCCGTTGCGGAACTCCTGGCCGTGGCCTTTTTCCTGGCCCACCACCATGACCGGCTGGTTGATGAGTTTCCTGCCCTTGCGGCGGGTGATGTAGGCGCGGGCGATGAGCATGCCCGGATCGATGGAGTGTTCGTCCTTGCCGCCGATCTCGGTGTAGTTGTCGTAGACGTTTTCAAGGATGTCCTTGAGGCAGGCGCGCTGGGGGTGGCGCACGATGCGCACCTTGTCCATGGCGGTCAGTTGCGCGTCTATGGCCGTCTCCATGGTCGAGAGGCGGACTTCGAGGGACTCCAGGGCACGCACGGCCCTGTCGTCGGCCACGACGTTGTTCTTGTCGGGAAATTCGCTGATTTCCCTGGCAAAGGCGTCCAGCTCAGGGCGGTCCTTGTTGCCGAGTATTTCACGGGCGTAGTTGACCCGTTCCATGAGTTCCGTGAGTTTTTTTTCTATAGTCATGGTGTGCTTATCTAGAATTCTAGCAGGTTTTCCGTGCGATCCAGAAGAAAGGGGATGTTCGATTTCATGACGCCGCCGCCAGAGTCCACGCCGCCGAGCTTCAGGTCCGCGAGGAACTCGAGACCGCGCCGTTTTGCTTCGTCAAGATCCTTGCCCCAGATGATGGCCAGGGCCAGGTTGGGGTCGTATTCCGTGGGGATCTGGTAGGGCCGGTCCAGCGGGATGTGGGTGTGAAGCGAGAGCCAGTCCCGCGGTGTCCACCGCAGTTCGTCGATTCTGCCCACCCATGGGGCGAAGCCGTTCTCGGTGTCTTCGGCGATGATCCGGTACTCGATGCTCACGCCGTCAAAGGAGATGTCTTTCTGGCTGTAGCCCTGACTCTCGCCAAGGCCGAGCCGGATCTGCTCGCGCACGAGGTTGACGTTGCTGTCGCCCCTGATGGAGGAGATGTCTGCCGAGACGCCGTTTTCCACCTGGATGCGGGTGTTCACTTCCATGAGAAAAGGCTTGCCGTCCGGAGTGACGATCCACTCCCAGGTGCCCACGTTGTCGTATTTGATCTCCCTGGCGATGGACAGGGAGTAGCCGGTGATGTCGTCGATCACCTTGGCCGCGTCGAACTCGTAGCGCAGGTTTTCGGGCCGGAATCCGGGGGCGATCTCAATGCGTTTTTGCAGGCCGGGGCTTTGCACCGAGCAGTTGCGGGTGCCGAAATGGACCGGGTTCTTGCCGCTGCGGTCCGACACGATCTGCACCTCAAGGTGGTTGAAGTTGAACACCCGCTGTTCGATGAGCACGCCCTCGTCGCTGAAGGTGCGCAGCGAGTAGTTGCGGATGCGGCGGTAGGTCTGCCGGAAGCGGGCCATGTCCTCCACCACGTCGATGCCCATGCCGCCGCCGCCCGCGGATGCCTTGACCAGGACCACGGGCCGCTTGATGCCCATGTTGGCCTGGAACTCGAAGAGGCTCTCGGCAATGGCCTCGGCCTCCATCTCGTCATATATGGCGCGATCAGAGCCGGGTACGGTGGGTACGCCGAGGCTTCTGGCCAGTCGCTTGGTGTTGATCTTGTCGCCCAGATCGCGGATGACGCGCCAGGAGGGGCCGATGAAGGCCATGGGCCTGTCGCGCTCGCTGACGCGCCGGGCGAAGCGGTAGTTTTCAGAAAAGAATCCATATCCCGGATGAATGGCCGTGGCCTTGGCCTGGTCAGCCACCGACAGGATGTCGCCCGCGTCGAGATAGTTCTGGATTCTGAAAAGCGATCCCTGGCCGCCGAGCTTGCGGGCCATGTCCACATGGCCGGAGTGCTCGTCCTCCCTGGTGTACAGGGCAACGAAGTCGAGCCCGAGCTCGGCGCACGCCTGCATGATCCTCACGGCGATCTCGCCCCTGTTGGCTATCAGTACCTTATTCCCTTGTATGCTCACTGTGACTCTTCGTCTCCTCAATTTGCGTTTTGAAGCTGCTCTAAATAGCCCTTCTCGGATGATCTTGCAAATTCTTTGCTTGTCACATAATTGCTTGGATTTCAGGTTTTTGTGGAGAAACGGGCGTTTGAATTTATTGTTATGGATTTTTTTGGGAATACTGGGTAAAGAGACTGTCCGCTTGCATTTTGCCGCCTTTTTGAACAGAATTGGGAATGGATACCGAATCGAACACAGGGAGAGTTTTCATGGATTACGTTATTGTCGGAAACGGCGTTTCGGCCATAGGAGCGATAGAGGGAATTCGACTGAAAGACACTTCCGGGAAGATTCTCGTCATCAGCGACGAAGAGGTGCCCACCTACGGAAGGCCGCTCATTTCCTACTATCTGTCCGACAAGATCAAATTCGAGACGCTCCCCTACAGGCCGGAAGCATTCTATCAAAAGAACAATATCGAGATGAAGCTCGGCTCGCGGGTGCTCTCCGTGGACACCGAGGCCAGGGAACTGCTGCTCGACAGCGGCGAAAAGGTGACCTACGGCAAGCTGCTGCTGGCTACCGGCGGCGCGCCGGTCAAGCCCGCCCTGCCGGGCATCGACGGCCCTGGCGTCTACAACTTCACCACCGTGGCCCATGCCGAGGCCCTGCGCGAGCTGGTGGACAAGGTCAAGAAGGTCGTGGTCATAGGCGCGGGCCTCATTGCCCTCAAGGCTGCCGAGGGGTTTGCCGAGAAGGGCGTGGATGTGACCATCGTCGTGCGCTCCCGGATCATGCGCACCTATTTTGACGAGACTGCCAGCGAGCTCATCGTGGCGCACCTGGAGAAGAACGGCATCCGCTTCATGCAGGGGACCGGCACAAAGGAGATCGTCCGCTACTCCGACGGCACCATCAAGGGCGTGGAGACCGACCAGGGCTTTGTGGGCGCGGATGTGGTCATAGTGGCTGCGGGCGTGCGGCCCAACATGGGGCTGGCCGTGCAGGCGGGCATCAGTACGGTCAAGGGCATCCGGGTCAACGACTTCATGGCCACCAGCAATCCCGAGGTGTTTGCGGCGGGCGATGTGGCCGAGGCCAGGGACATGCTCACCGGCGAATTCACAGTGCGCCCCATCTGGCCCAACGCCTATTCACAGGGCCGCTACGCCGGGCTGAACATGGCCGGGGCGGGCAAGCCCTATACCGGCGGCATGTCCATGAACTCCATCACCTACTACGGCCTGGCCACCATCTCGGTGGGCGAGACCAACCCAGGCGAGGGGGAAGGCTACGAGACCGAGACCTTTCTCGACCGTGACAAGTCCGTTTACCGCAAGCTCGTCTTCAAGGGCGACAAGCTGGCCGGCTGCATCCTCATCGGTGACATTGACGGTGCCGGTTTCTACACCAGTTTCATCAAAAACGGCTTCACCCTCGACGCCGACGCCCGCAAGCGGCTCATGGAGGGCGACCCCTCGCCCGCCCTGTGGCCCGACGAGTTCATCGAGGCCATGCACAATAATCCTTAAACTACAGAATAATTCATGAAAAAGGGCCGCGCATTTTGATGCGCGGCCCTTTTCCTATTTGGTCTTGTGGGTGAACACGCCGTCCCAGGTTTCTCCGGGCGGTTCCTCGGCCAGATGCTGGCACCGTTCGATATACATGTCGCAGAGCACAGGCTCGTTGCCCAGCGCCCGGAGCTCCTCGAACAAGGCGCGTGCCTCGTCGAAGCGCTGGGCCAGGTACAGTTCGTGGGCCTGCTCGTAGGTGGCCAGCTCGGCCTCCCGGATCTGCGCTTCCGCATGGGTGTAGGCTGTATAAATGGTCACCGGCTTCTCCTTGCCCTTGACCCGCACGCTGTCCAGGATGCGGAAACGGTAAGTGTCGCCGCAGGCGTCCACGATGGTCTGGCTGACCACGAGTTTCTGCCCGTAGTATTTGGTCAATCCCTCCAGGCGCGAGGCGAGGTTCACGTTGTCGCCGATCAGGGTGTAGTCGAAGAGGTCGGCGGACCCCATGTTGCCCACCCGGACGCGGCCACAGTGCACGCCGATGCCCACGGCGATGGTGAAACCGTATTTCTCGATGAACAGCGTGTTCAGGTCGTCGAGCCGGTCGAGTTGCTCCATAGCGGCGTGCAGCGCCTTGAGCTGATGGTTCTCGACATCAAGCGGCGCGTTCCAGAAGGCCATGACTGCGTCGCCGATGAACTTGTCCAGCGTGCCCTGGTTCTCGGTGATGATCCGGGTCATGGGCGTCAGGTAGTCGTGCAGCAGATTGGTCACCTGGGTGGGGGTGAGCTTTTCCGAGAGGGTGGTGAAGCTGCGCACGTCCGAGAACTGGATGGTGATTTCCTTTTCCTGGCCGTCCAGGGACAGGGACTCCGGGTCGTCCATGATCTGCGAGATGACCGAGGGCGCGAGGTAGTGGGCGAACGCGCCGTGGATGAACTTCTTGGCACTCTCCTCGCGCCAGAACTTGATGGCCGTCAGCAGGAGGAAAGTCAGCCCCAGGTTGATGAAGGGGTAGAGGGGCGAGATGAAAAGGGACTGCCGGGCGTAGAGTTGCACCGTGGCGTACCACATGGCCCAGCCCAGGGCTACCAGGGGCAGCGCCAGCCACGCGGCCCTGGCCCACATCAAAAGCAGGGTGGTCAGCAATCCCATGGTCAGCATCATGGCCAGCTCGACCCCCTTGGCCCAGTCCGGGACCATGAGGAACTGCTTGGAGAGGATGTTGTCGACGATGGTGGCGTGCGCTTCCACGCCCGGATAGCCGGGGTCGAGCGGGGTGGCCCGGATGTCCTTGAGTCCGGCGGCCGAGGTGCCGATGAAGGCGATCTTGCCGCTGAGCGCACCAGGGGCGAGGCGTTT from Pseudodesulfovibrio aespoeensis Aspo-2 includes the following:
- a CDS encoding ferritin; protein product: MLSEKMQDALNAQMNWEIYSAHIYLSMAAHFSKEGLSGFSTWMYAQYQEEMFHAMRFFNYINEAGGHAKLGVIDAPQYSWETPLAAFENALEHEQGVTARINALADLAVAERNHAVGIFLQWFITEQVEEEDTVGAIVGKLRMLGDGGGLFMLDRDLGTRVFTPPTNA
- a CDS encoding 2-oxoacid:acceptor oxidoreductase subunit alpha — protein: MPDTGINIVIGGEAGQGLATLGQIMARAVMRAGYHLLVKQDYMSRIRGGHNFFSIRMGAEPVLAVTEAIDILVAMDARTIELHRDRLNPGAVVIAGDSIDTAGLNALRVPLKDLAPKPLFYNVVALGVLGGAVCADVAILEDLLRQTFGKKGDAVVQANIEVVRKAHAWVGEQKYDFSCIAPLPKNAEKRLMLNGNEAIAMGALAAGCNFVSFYPMTPATTVPTALIAKGRSLGLVHDQAEDEIAAINMAIGASYAGAKALVATSGGGFALMVEGVSLAGVSETPLVVVVAQRPGPATGLATRTEQADLNLVLHAGHGEFPRAIFAPGTVEECYYLTHHAFDLAEQYQTPMFVLTDQFLADSYRDVPPFDLDDLPQIAQPLMEAPVPYSRYAVTDDGVSPRVVPGFAEVLVRADSHEHDEQSHMTEDAANRVRQNVKRLDKGNGLMQDVIGPDYYGPDENDEDADLVLLCWGSSLGACLEAAETLNKKAARRVAVLHFSQVYPLREEQFMDRLEAAGQVVAVEGNATAQFARLVARETGFTVTGSVLRFDGRPLSPEYVLKGLESII
- a CDS encoding thiamine pyrophosphate-dependent enzyme — encoded protein: MTSIEQYGQFETSWCPGCGNFPLLESLKKALARLDLPPHRVMVSSGIGQAAKTPHYMHCHMFNGLHGRSLPVAQGMKMANPEMTVICESGDGCVYGEGGNHFLAAIRRNMDITLLVHDNQIYGLTKGQASPTSGRGHVTKTQPEGAPSEAFNPVAVAVAMKAGFVARAFTGEPEHLTEMIVQAVSHPGFSLVDIFQPCVSFNKVNTFGWYKERCLMLEDHDPTDWAAALARADEFGERIPLGVLYRNDRPVLATSQPLAKHRYAAEDLRAALESYA
- the ettA gene encoding energy-dependent translational throttle protein EttA, which translates into the protein MSNDSEKIIYSMYKVTKRHGQREVLKSISLSYFYGAKIGVLGLNGSGKSSLLRVLAGVDKNFEGETHVKEGYTVGYLEQEPLVDETRTVREVVEEGVGEIMAIVREYNEINEKFAEPMEADEMDALIERQGKVQELMDAKGAWDIDSKLDMAMDSLRCPPSDTLVSVISGGERRRVALCRLLLQAPDILLLDEPTNHLDADSVAWLEKFLSQFPGTVIAVTHDRYFLDNVAGWILELDRGRGIPWKGNYSSWLEQKQNRLNLESKAESERQKTLERELEWIRMSPKGRRAKGKARINAYESMVSHESERLADDLQIYIPPGPHLGKKVVEAEHVTKSMGDKLLVEDMNFIIPPNAIVGIVGPNGVGKSTLFKMIVGEEKPDSGTMILGTTVKLAYADQNRGSLTPGKSVYEIISGGAEFIKLGERDVNARAYCSRFNFAGQDQQKPVEVLSGGERNRVHLAQMLKSGANVLLLDEPTNDLDVNTMRALEDGLENFAGCVLVISHDRWFLDRVATHIIAFEGDSTAVFLEGNYSDYVLDRKKRLGVDADQPHRVKFRRLTR